The proteins below come from a single Etheostoma spectabile isolate EspeVRDwgs_2016 chromosome 4, UIUC_Espe_1.0, whole genome shotgun sequence genomic window:
- the LOC116688187 gene encoding Krueppel-like factor 15 produces the protein MVDNCPQPYRLSDMVTSLSSYQVMPSPFSEDDLSESSSPRSCSSPDSQVLSSSYGSNSSAESQDSILDHLLSQASLGGANSILAGSEAPIALSTFFWDSRRDEPSKCEPVKEEQFDFLTWSNVETEEQLVGSFQPTLEEIEEFLEENMDMVTMKQEIREGCQGLGVGPEEVLGLEVGLEWCTDHSPESKLEPEATCSDHLATAAPSETKTTSVNHTHESSTGAKKALANKTPSADSGGMPVILQIQPLEIKQEPTVAPLTPVAQPPPPALASDIKIAQLLVNIQGQTFALVPHILPSPSLNVSSKFVRIAPIPIAAKPLGLRDCPASQGTGVLVGGQKFQKNPVVDLIKMHKCTFPGCTKMYTKSSHLKAHLRRHTGEKPFACSWQGCGWRFSRSDELSRHRRSHSGVKPYQCPVCEKRFARSDHLSKHIKVHRFPRNSRTVRSTN, from the exons ATGGTAGATAACTGTCCACAGCCCTACCGGCTGTCTGACATGGTGACAAGCCTGAGCTCCTACCAGGTGATGCCATCACCGTTTTCGGAGGACGACCTGAGCGAGTCGTCCAGCCCCCGTTCCTGTTCCAGCCCGGACTCCCAGGTGCTCAGCTCCAGCTATGGCAGCAACTCTAGTGCTGAGAGCCAGGACAGCATTCTGGATCACCTGCTGTCCCAGGCGTCTTTAGGAGGTGCTAACAGTATCCTGGCAGGGTCTGAGGCACCTATAGCATTATCTACGTTCTTCTGGGACTCACGGAGAGATGAGCCCTCCAAATGCGAGCCTGTAAAGGAGGAACAGTTTGACTTCCTGACCTGGTCCAATGTGGAGACAGAGGAACAACTTGTAGGGTCCTTCCAGCCCACACTGGAAGAGATTGAAGAATTCCTGGAGGAGAATATGGACATGGTGACAATGAAGCAGGAAATCCGAGAGGGTTGTCAGGGGTTGGGAGTGGGACCGGAAGAGGTTCTTGGTCTAGAAGTTGGCTTGGAGTGGTGCACGGACCACTCCCCTGAGTCTAAGCTAGAGCCAGAGGCCACGTGTTCAGACCACCTGGCCACTGCTGCCCCCAGCGAGACTAAAACTACATCAGTTAACCACACGCATGAGTCCAGCACAGGGGCCAAGAAGGCGTTAGCCAACAAAACTCCATCAGCAGACAGTGGTGGGATGCCGGTCATCCTACAGATTCAGCCTCTCGAGATCAAGCAGGAGCCCACAGTAGCGCCTCTTACCCCAGTAGCCCAGCCTCCACCGCCTGCCCTAGCCTCAGACATCAAAATTGCACAACTATTGGTCAACATCCAAGGTCAGACCTTTGCCCTGGTGCCCCACATCCTGCCCTCTCCCAGCCTTAACGTCTCCTCCAAGTTTGTTCGCATTGCTCCCATCCCCATTGCAGCCAAGCCTCTTGGGCTTAGGGATTGCCCAGCCAGCCAGGGCACAGGGGTGCTTGTTGGAGGTCAAAAGTTCCAGAAGAACCCAGTGGTGGACCTAATCAAAATGCACAAATGCACATTTCCTGGCTGCACCAAGATGTACACCAAGAGCAGCCACCTGAAGGCCCACCTGAGGAGGCACACGGGGGAAAAGCCTTTTGCCTGCAGCTGGCAGGGCTGTGGATGGAG GTTTTCCCGGTCAGATGAGCTGTCTCGTCATCGGCGTTCCCACTCAGGTGTCAAGCCTTACCAGTGTCCAGTTTGTGAAAAGAGGTTTGCCCGCAGTGACCACCTGTCAAAACACATCAAAGTCCACCGATTTCCACGAAACAGTCGGACAGTTCGCTCCACCAACTGA
- the si:dkey-156n14.3 gene encoding zinc finger protein ZXDC encodes MEIQGLAGAQNIHSQHGALHTTTLSPLQSATGSIPHFISTENEADRLLELPEPHSDGNNNNTRPRTSPFHLSAEDGSGGAACSPESTDKTNLPGKGPNLGVFNVNTEKGNELDALLGSHEFIRTAWKHGAESGETVMQMALPLFEEEEVPMPPPQPHLTLQCPVLRQQREDGAFKQPSPASYSAAAPPGSFNTLNREDETTRELYVVFNVVQEDGNAEASKHRPDVSSECGGKHSLERSPAGSMEVANSTEANDNLNCIDTQALKKPHHVFSLLSDNGIVTHAKQSGYHHTVEDVVLTNKYGDKICGQICTENNESKVVRELSSHSRVDESLILRNSGVEEAMDTSDFIADSTGLRDSVNPDTASASPPASETFSGTITINNQSIIVTIENGILTLAAPPEGYVHKEDDMVSLKEHLGMKDHEDIVLLNYDSGTKSIGKISTLTVSSSSQQEEQRSGLSVSDSELALVDECSLSELGTSLDSCPIIKQEAGALCAVTEGDLITPSSKAAVADCDIGDFQSVPLVRSKKETVASFGCPEPGCCCTFDTRQKLKVHLLNHAEDPRPYQCIVEGCGWAFATSYKLKRHLQSHDKQRPHTCQFEGCGRRFTTVYNLKAHVKVHEQDNAFICEICSERFRSATRLSNHQRVHFEPQRPHKCEFPGCEKTFITFSALFSHNRTHFRETGHFTCTFPGCDKTYDKACRLKIHLRSHTGERPFVCDSEGCGWSFTSMSKLLRHKRKHDDDRRFVCTEEGCGKSFTRAEHLKGHSITHLGTKPFQCHAEGCNAKFSARSSLYIHSKKHKQDASTLRTRCPVANCSKHFSSRSSLKSHMLKHHHLSPDVLSQMETTPTLTPSSELISSTPATVAGPGIAGGDQLTNLDLSSLFSAVPGSAAPPAGPNGTFTMDLSLVSSGILTIDPSSVASALAAGASTTLAKAVDPLILAASADLGPHPALEGTVGDVLPPQGTLNLDDVQTVVPEALGALSALSMQQPLSTLSVEPPTSLSAAPVAELLASPSKVVEVGRPGAAGPLLDCVEGQGPQERGKVLSPFVFPGPSSSFSRQKEQDASAASAGGFLESGGSARTDYRAIQLAKKKKQRGPSASSGTSGLSQRKNKAVKAPMAPSSVGYGEGAAAATGGLTLRDPVTGAQYVHIQLLQDDPASDGDLAFQLSSQPSSSHSQLTADLPVNILQEASVMTEDDNGSDNSQFTGSTINLQDLE; translated from the exons ATGGAAATCCAGGGGCTTGCTGGTGCCCAAAACATTCACTCTCAACATGGCGCCCTACACACAACCACTTTGTCGCCACTGCAATCAGCGACAGGGTCGATACCTCATTTTATTTCCACCGAAAATGAAGCGGATAGACTGTTGGAGCTGCCGGAGCCACACAGTgacggcaacaacaacaacaccaggCCGAGGACATCACCGTTTCACCTATCGGCGGAAGATGGCAGCGGAGGAGCGGCTTGTTCGCCTGAATCAACCGACAAAACCAATTTACCGGGTAAGGGACCCAATCTCGGAGTTTTTAACGTGAACACGGAAAAGGGGAACGAGCTCGACGCACTGCTTGGTTCGCACGAGTTTATAAGGACTGCCTGGAAACACGGGGCAGAAAGCGGGGAGACTGTGATGCAAATGGCGCTGCCTCTGTTCGAAGAGGAAGAGGTCCCGATGCCGCCGCCGCAGCCGCACTTAACGTTGCAATGTCCAGTTTTACGGCAGCAGCGTGAGGACGGCGCCTTCAAGCAGCCCTCACCGGCCAGTTACAGCGCTGCTGCGCCGCCGGGGAGCTTCAACACGTTAAACAGGGAAGACGAAACCACCCGGGAActatatgttgtgtttaatgtcGTTCAAGAGGATGGCAACGCTGAAGCAAGCAAACACCGACCGGATGTGTCATCTGAATGCGGCGGTAAACACTCTTTAGAGCGCTCTCCCGCTGGCTCAATGGAGGTGGCTAACAGCACTGAAGCAAATGACAACTTGAACTGTATTGATACCCAGGCCCTGAAAAAACCTCACCATGTTTTCAGTTTACTAAGCGACAACGGTATCGTGACTCATGCGAAACAGTCAGGCTATCACCACACCGTCGAAGACGTTGTTCTGACAAACAAATATGGCGATAAGATTTGTGGCCAGATTTGTACCGAAAACAATGAAAGTAAAGTGGTCAGGGAGCTTTCGTCGCACTCCCGCGTTGACGAGAGCTTGATTTTAAGGAACTCTGGTGTTGAGGAAGCCATGGACACCTCGGACTTCATAGCAGACTCAACGGGGCTGCGGGACAGTGTAAACCCGGACACGGCCTCCGCAAGTCCGCCTGCCAGTGAAACCTTTTCCGGGACTATCACAATAAACAACCAAAGCATCATAGTGACCATAGAAAACGGCATTCTGACTCTCGCTGCCCCACCAGAGGGATATGTACACAAAGAGGATGACATGGTCAGCTTAAAGGAGCACCTAGGCATGAAAGACCATGAGGACATCGTCCTTCTCAACTACGACAGCGGGACTAAATCCATCGGTAAGATCAGCACGCTGACTGTGTCCAGCTCCAGCCAGCAGGAAGAGCAGCGGTCGGGTCTGTCCGTGAGTGACTCTGAGTTGGCTCTGGTGGATGAATGCTCATTATCAGAGCTGGGCACTTCTCTGGACTCCTGCCCCATCATCAAGCAGGAGGCAGGGGCGCTGTGTGCCGTAACAGAGGGGGATCTGATCACCCCGTCCTCCAAAGCCGCTGTGGCAGACTGTGACATTGGGGACTTCCAGTCTGTACCGCTAGTACGGTCCAAGAAAGAAACTGTGGCCTCTTTTGGGTGCCCAGAGCCGGGCTGCTGCTGTACCTTTGATACGCGTCAGAAACTCAAGGTTCACCTTCTGAACCATGCTGAGGACCCTCGGCCCTACCAGTGCATTGTAGAGGGCTGCGGCTGGGCTTTTGCCACCTCTTACAAACTGAAGCGGCATCTTCAGTCCCATGACAAGCAGCGGCCACACACTTGTCAGTTTGAAGGCTGTGGGCGGCGTTTCACCACCGTCTACAACCTAAAGGCTCATGTCAAAGTCCACGAGCAGGATAATGCCTTCATCTGCGAGATCTGCAGCGAGAGGTTTCGCAGTGCTACGCGACTCAGCAATCACCAGAGGGTCCACTTCGAGCCACAGAGGCCCCACAAGTGTGAATTCCCAG GCTGTGAGAAAACCTTCATCACCTTCAGTGCCCTGTTCTCCCACAATCGCACTCACTTCAGGGAAACGGGCCACTTCACCTGCACCTTCCCAGGCTGTGACAAGACCTACGACAAAGCCTGTCGCCTCAAAATCCATCTGAGGAGTCACACTG GTGAGAGGCCGTTTGTTTGTGACTCGGAGGGCTGTGGCTGGTCCTTCACCAGCATGTCCAAGCTGCTCCGGCATAAACG GAAACATGACGATGACCGTCGCTTTGTCTGTACAGAGGAGGGTTGTGGGAAATCCTTCACCCGGGCAGAGCACCTCAAGGGTCACAGTATCACCCACCTGGGCACCAAGCCCTTCCAGTGCCATGCAGAAG GCTGTAATGCCAAGTTCTCAGCACGCAGCAGCCTGTACATCCACTCCAAGAAGCACAAGCAAGATGCTAGCACCCTGCGGACACGCTGTCCCGTggccaactgctccaaacactTCTCGTCCCGCAGCAGCCTGAAGAGCCACATGCTCAAACACCACCACCTCAGTCCTG ATGTTCTAAGCCAGATGGAGACCACACCCACCCTGACGCCCAGCAGCGAGCTCATCAGCTCCACCCCAGCAACAGTTGCCGGGCCTGGTATTGCCGGGGGCGACCAGCTGACCAACCTCGACCTGAGCTCCCTGTTCTCAGCTGTGCCTGGCAGCGCTGCCCCCCCGGCTGGACCTAATGGCACCTTCACCATGGACCTGTCCCTGGTCAGCTCAGGCATCCTCACCATCGACCCCTCCTCCGTCGCCTCCGCACTGGCTGCTGGCGCTAGCACCACACTGGCCAAAGCTGTGGACCCCCTCATCCTGGCAGCCAGCGCTGACCTGGGCCCCCACCCTGCTTTGGAAGGAACAGTGGGGGACGTTCTTCCACCCCAGGGTACTCTGAATCTGGATGATGTGCAGACGGTTGTCCCAGAGGCCCTGGGAGCCCTGAGCGCCCTCAGCATGCAGCAGCCACTCAGCACCCTGAGCGTGGAGCCCCCCACATCACTGTCAGCGGCCCCCGTCGCAGAGCTGCTTGCCTCGCCCTCCAAGGTGGTGGAGGTGGGGCGCCCGGGGGCAGCTGGGCCTCTGCTGGACTGTGTGGAGGGGCAGGGACCTCAGGAACGAGGAAAGGTCCTGAGCCCGTTTGTGTTCCCCGGTCCCAGCAGCAGCTTCAGCCGCCAGAAGGAGCAGGACGCCAGCGCTGCATCAGCAGGGGGCTTCCTG GAGAGCGGAGGCTCCGCCAGGACTGACTACAGAGCCATCCAGCTGgccaaaaagaagaagcaaagaGGTCCTTCAGCATCCTCTG GGACTTCAGGATTGAGTcagagaaaaaataaagcagTAAAGGCGCCGATGGCTCCCTCTAGTGTTGGTTATGgtgaaggagctgcagcagccaCTGGGGGCCTGACTCTGCGGGACCCCGTCACCGGGGCCCAGTACGTCCACATTCAGCTGCTGCAG GACGACCCAGCCAGCGACGGAGACCTGGCCTTCCAGCTGAGCTCGCAGCCCTCCAGCTCCCACTCTCAGCTCACTGCCGACCTGCCGGTCAACATCCTACAG GAAGCTTCAGTGATGACGGAGGACGACAACGGCTCGGACAACTCCCAGTTCACAGGAagcacaatcaacctgcaggacctggagtga